In the Acanthopagrus latus isolate v.2019 chromosome 23, fAcaLat1.1, whole genome shotgun sequence genome, one interval contains:
- the mapk8ip3 gene encoding C-Jun-amino-terminal kinase-interacting protein 3 isoform X4 → MMELQIDEVVYQDDYGSGSVMSERVSGLANSIYREFERLIRSYDEEVVKELMPLVVNVLENLDAVLTENQEHEVELELLKEDNEQLITQYEREKALRKQAEEKFIEFEDALEAEKKDLQVQVEFLELQGKQLELKTKNYSDQITRLEERESDMKKEYNALHQRHTEMIQTYVEHIERSKMQQAGSNSQPEGPGCGRTKAERPPSLNLYPNVEGMVRGGLGGARMMPGKDIWQVSELGQSTFCSAYQEDGSESDSVAATPSSTGSKSNTPTSSVPSATVTPINEGFFPNAEFDAMRPGNRRKSAKRLSRNMEVQVCQETRNVSIGMGSSDEFQEIFDSTPELDMCVDPRGYGGGNSPSQGIVNEAFGINTDSLYHEIKDAKSDIIGDVDAGAELLGEFSVRDDFFGMGKEVENLLTENKQLLETKNALNIVKNDLIAKVDELSGEQEVLREELEAVRQSKNKVDARVKELEEELKRLRAEALGASRDSKDEGGDDFSSPMQDGDMTMTQRRRFTRVEMARVLMERNQYKERLMELQEAVRWTEMIRASRESPPIQEKKKSTIWQFFARLFSTSSSPPPVKRPYYSVNIHYKSPSPAGFSQRRSHTMCQISTSNRTLEFFPEELASNGVASLLSDSALLARREQRREQYRQVREHMRRDDGIMQACGWSVPSRLKQTGGQMDSAQDSPLKRQQPTNEKEDNRMKNVPVPVYCRPLVEKDPNRKLWCAAGVDLTGWRASSQESVPAKAPSGSGDPLHAEEDGAGRKSSHSSPEKRKSKELQETDTMSSRVWILTSTHSASKVVIIDANQPGSLVDQFNVCNAHVLCISSVPAASESDYPAGEIVLDPGDGGAGGGDDAGSVEGMLAGITLVGCATNCSVARSNCSSRTDTPIMDKGQAPTAPPMNGKIHPAQSAEEATEATEVPESTSGQTELGPPGPFTEHVFTDPQPRPADASDRSTGQSKEESTHPTDSEDGGEDTKNYTSVAPTMWLGAQNGWLYVHSAVGNWKKCLHSIKLKDSVLSLVHVKGRVLVALADGTLAIFHRSEDGQWDLSNYHLMDLGRPHHSIRCMAVVHDKVWCGYKNKIHVIQPKSMQIEKSFDAHPRRESQVRQLAWIGDGVWVSIRLDSTLRLYHAHTHQHLQDVDIEPYVSKMLGTGKLGFSFVRITALLIGGNRLWVGTGNGVIISIPLTETVVLHRGQLLGVRANKVSPTSSSGVIHVYGDDGSEKSTGSFIPYCSMAQAQLCFHGHRDAVKFFVSVPGNVLATLNGSVLDSPSEGQGSTAPQETEAQSVHNVLVLSGGEGYIDFRIGDGEDDETEEGESAVATQMKPAVCKAERSHIIVWQVSYIPE, encoded by the exons AAATTCATTGAATTCGAGGATGCGTTGGAAGCGGAGAAGAAGGACCTGCAGGTGCAGGTAGAGTTCCTGGAGCTGCAGGGGAAACAGCTGGAGCTCAAGACAAAGAACTACTCTGACCAGA tcacTCGGTTGGAGGAGCGAGAATCCGACATGAAGAAAGAATACAACGCTCTGCACCAGCGTCACACTGAG ATGATTCAGACGTACGTCGAGCACATAGAGCGGTCCAAAATGCAGCAGGCAGGGAGCAACAGCCAACCAGAAGGCCCCGGCTGTGGACGAAC CAAAGCGGAGCGCCCGCCGTCATTGAACCTCTACCCCAACGTCGAGGGCATGGTACGTGGGGGTCTCGGGGGGGCTAGGATGATGCCGGGGAAGGACATCTGGCAGGTCAGCGAGCTCGGCCAGTCTACCTTCTGCTCCGCCTATCAG GAGGATGGATCAGAGTCCGACTCAGTGGCGGCCACACCCAGCAGCACGGGAAGCAAGTCCAACACACCCACCTCCTCCGTCCCCTCCGCCACAGTCACCCCCATCAACGAGGGCTTCTTCCCGAATGCTGAGTTTGATGCCATGCGGCCCGGGAACCGCAGGAAAAGTGCCAAACGGCTCAGCCGGAATATGGAGGTGCAGGTTTGCCAGGAGACCAGGAATGTCAGCATTG GAATGGGAAGCAGTGACGAGTTTCAGGAGATCTTCGATTCTACTCCTGAGTTGGACATGTGTGTGGACCCCCGAGGGtatggaggaggaaacag CCCCTCGCAGGGCATAGTCAACGAGGCCTTTGGCATCAACACCGACTCGCTCTACCACGAGATCAAAGACGCCAAGTCGGACATCATTGGTGATGTGGATGCGGGTGCTGAGCTGCTAG GCGAGTTTTCAG TCCGCGATGATTTCTTCG GGATGGGCAAAGAGGTGGAGAACCTGctgacagagaacaaacagctcCTAGAGACCAA AAATGCTCTCAACATTGTGAAAAACGACCTCATTGCCAAAGTGGACGAGCTGTCGGGGGAGCAGGAGGTGCTGAGGGAGGAGCTCGAGGCTGTGAGGCAGTCCAAGAACAAGGTGGACGCCAGAGtcaaggagctggaggaagagctCAAGAG GTTACGAGCAGAGGCCCTCGGTGCATCTCGGGACTCTaaggatgaaggaggagatgaT TTTTCATCGCCCATGCAGGACGGCGACATGACAATGACGCAGCGGCGGCGGTTCACCCGGGTGGAGATGGCCCGAGTGCTGATGGAGAGGAATCAGTACAAAGAGAGACtgatggagctgcaggaggccgTCCGGTGGACAGAAATGATCAG GGCATCCCGAGAGAGTCCTCCAatccaagagaagaagaagtccACCATCTGGCAGTT CTTTGCACGCCTCTTCAGCACATCGTCCAGCCCTCCGCCTGTCAAGCGGCCGTACTACAGCGTCAACATCCACTACAAGTCTCCCTCGCCGGCCGGTTTCTCCCAGCGGCGCAGCCACACCATGTGTCAGATCTCCACCTCTAACCGCACGCTGGAGTTCTTCCCTGAAGA ACTGGCCAGTAACGGTGTTGCGTCTCTCCTCAGTGACTCGGCACTGTTGGCCCGCCGAGAGCAGCGGCGTGAGCAGTACCGGCAGGTCCGCGAGCACATGCGCCGCGATGACGGCATCATGCAGGCCTGTGGCTGGAGCGTGCCGTCACGCTTaaaacag ACTGGAGGTCAGATGGACAGCGCTCAGGACAGCCCGCTGAAGAGACAACAG CCCACTAATGAGAAGGAGGACAACCGCATGAAGAATGTGCCCGTCCCGGTGTACTGCCGTCCTCTGGTGGAGAAGGACCCCAACAGGAAG TTGTGGTGTGCAGCCGGGGTGGACCTGACAGGATGGAGAGCCAGCAGCCAGGAGTCGGTACCGGCCAAAGCACCGTCAGGCAGCGGCGACCCCCTGCACGCCGAGGAGGACGGCGCGGGCAGGAAGAGCAGCCACAGCTCCCCAGAGAAGAGGAAG TCGAAGGAGCTCCAGGAAACAGACACGATGAGCAGCCGAGTGTGGATCCTCACCAGCACCCACTCTGCTAGCAAGGTGGTCATCATCGACGCCAACCAGCCGGGCTCACTGGTCGACCAGTTCAACGTCTGCAACGCCCACGTGCTCTGCATCTCCAGCGTGCCAG CGGCCAGTGAGAGCGACTATCCAGCAGGAGAGATCGTGTTGGATCCAGGTGACGGTGGGGCAGGTGGAGGCGACGACGCGGGCAGCGTGGAGGGTATGTTGGCTGGCATCACTCTCGTCGGCTGTGCCACCAACTGCAGCGTTGCCCGTAGCAACTGTTCCTCGCGTACCGACACGCCCATAATGGACAAAGGACAAG CCCCCACTGCTCCCCCCATGAACGGGAAGATTCACCCCGCCCAGTCGGCTGAGGAGGCCACCGAGGCCACCGAGGTTCCCGAATCGACGTCAGGCCAAACGGAGCTGGGACCTCCGGGACCGTTCACCGAGCACGTCTTCACCGATCCCCAGCCTCGTCCAGCCGACGCCTCTGACAG GAGCACAGGTCAGTCCAAAGAGGAATCTACTCACCCTACAGACTCGGAGGACGGCGGCGAAGACACCAAGAACTACACCAGCGTGGCCCCCACTATGTGGCTCGGGGCACAGAACGGCTG GCTCTACGTCCACTCAGCGGTTGGAAACTGGAAGAAGTGTCTCCACTCCATCAAACTCAAAGACTCTGTGCTCAGCCTGGT GCATGTGAAAGGTCGCGTGCTGGTTGCCCTCGCTGACGGGACCCTCGCCATATTCCACAGATCAGAAG ACGGCCAGTGGGATTTGTCTAACTACCACCTGATGGACCTCGGCCGACCTCATCACTCCATCCGCTGCATGGCTGTGGTCCACGATAAAGTCTGGTGCGGCTACAAGAACAAGATCCACGTCATCCAGCCTAAGAGCATGCAGATCGAG AAGTCCTTCGATGCCCATCCCCGTAGGGAGAGTCAGGTGCGGCAGCTGGCGTGGATCGGCGACGGTGTGTGGGTGTCGATCCGGCTAGACTCGACCCTGCGTCTCtaccacgcacacacacaccagcacctCCAGGATGTGGACATAGAGCCATACGTCAGCAAGATGCTGG GCACCGGCAAGCTGGGCTTCTCTTTCGTGCGAATCACAGCACTTCTGATCGGCGGAAATCGTCTCTGGGTCGGAACCGGAAACGGTGTGATCATCTCCATCCCACTGACAGAGA CGGTGGTCCTTCACCGGGGACAGCTCCTTGGTGTGAGGG CCAATAAGGTGTCTCCTACATCGTCCAGTGGTGTGATTCACGTGTACGGTGACGACGGCTCTGAGAAGAGCACCGGCAGCTTCATCCCCTACTGCTCCATGGCACAGGCCCAGCTCTGCTTCCATGGACACCGTGATGCTGTCAAGTTCTTCGTCTCTGTCCCCG GCAATGTTCTGGCCACCCTGAATGGCAGCGTGCTGGACAGTCCGTCAGAGGGTCAGGGCTCTACAGCGCCGCAAGAGACGGAGGCCCAGAGTGTTCATAATGTGTTGGtgctgagtggaggagagggcTACATTGACTTCCGCATAG gagatggagaggatgacgagacagaggaaggagagagcgCCGTAGCTACGCAGATGAAACCTGCCGTGTGCAAAGCCGAGCGGAGCCACATCATCGTCTGGCAGGTGTCTTACATACCCGAGTGA
- the mapk8ip3 gene encoding C-Jun-amino-terminal kinase-interacting protein 3 isoform X7, whose amino-acid sequence MMELQIDEVVYQDDYGSGSVMSERVSGLANSIYREFERLIRSYDEEVVKELMPLVVNVLENLDAVLTENQEHEVELELLKEDNEQLITQYEREKALRKQAEEKFIEFEDALEAEKKDLQVQVEFLELQGKQLELKTKNYSDQITRLEERESDMKKEYNALHQRHTEMIQTYVEHIERSKMQQAGSNSQPEGPGCGRTHRHTWRKSSKAERPPSLNLYPNVEGMVRGGLGGARMMPGKDIWQVSELGQSTFCSAYQEDGSESDSVAATPSSTGSKSNTPTSSVPSATVTPINEGFFPNAEFDAMRPGNRRKSAKRLSRNMEVQVCQETRNVSIGMGSSDEFQEIFDSTPELDMCVDPRGYGGGNSPSQGIVNEAFGINTDSLYHEIKDAKSDIIGDVDAGAELLGEFSVRDDFFGMGKEVENLLTENKQLLETKNALNIVKNDLIAKVDELSGEQEVLREELEAVRQSKNKVDARVKELEEELKRLRAEALGASRDSKDEGGDDFSSPMQDGDMTMTQRRRFTRVEMARVLMERNQYKERLMELQEAVRWTEMIRASRESPPIQEKKKSTIWQFFARLFSTSSSPPPVKRPYYSVNIHYKSPSPAGFSQRRSHTMCQISTSNRTLEFFPEELASNGVASLLSDSALLARREQRREQYRQVREHMRRDDGIMQACGWSVPSRLKQTGGQMDSAQDSPLKRQQPTNEKEDNRMKNVPVPVYCRPLVEKDPNRKLWCAAGVDLTGWRASSQESVPAKAPSGSGDPLHAEEDGAGRKSSHSSPEKRKSKELQETDTMSSRVWILTSTHSASKVVIIDANQPGSLVDQFNVCNAHVLCISSVPAASESDYPAGEIVLDPGDGGAGGGDDAGSVEGMLAGITLVGCATNCSVARSNCSSRTDTPIMDKGQAPTAPPMNGKIHPAQSAEEATEATEVPESTSGQTELGPPGPFTEHVFTDPQPRPADASDRSTGQSKEESTHPTDSEDGGEDTKNYTSVAPTMWLGAQNGWLYVHSAVGNWKKCLHSIKLKDSVLSLVHVKGRVLVALADGTLAIFHRSEDGQWDLSNYHLMDLGRPHHSIRCMAVVHDKVWCGYKNKIHVIQPKSMQIEKSFDAHPRRESQVRQLAWIGDGVWVSIRLDSTLRLYHAHTHQHLQDVDIEPYVSKMLGTGKLGFSFVRITALLIGGNRLWVGTGNGVIISIPLTETNKVSPTSSSGVIHVYGDDGSEKSTGSFIPYCSMAQAQLCFHGHRDAVKFFVSVPGNVLATLNGSVLDSPSEGQGSTAPQETEAQSVHNVLVLSGGEGYIDFRIGDGEDDETEEGESAVATQMKPAVCKAERSHIIVWQVSYIPE is encoded by the exons AAATTCATTGAATTCGAGGATGCGTTGGAAGCGGAGAAGAAGGACCTGCAGGTGCAGGTAGAGTTCCTGGAGCTGCAGGGGAAACAGCTGGAGCTCAAGACAAAGAACTACTCTGACCAGA tcacTCGGTTGGAGGAGCGAGAATCCGACATGAAGAAAGAATACAACGCTCTGCACCAGCGTCACACTGAG ATGATTCAGACGTACGTCGAGCACATAGAGCGGTCCAAAATGCAGCAGGCAGGGAGCAACAGCCAACCAGAAGGCCCCGGCTGTGGACGAAC TCATCGCCACACATGGAGGAAAAG CAGCAAAGCGGAGCGCCCGCCGTCATTGAACCTCTACCCCAACGTCGAGGGCATGGTACGTGGGGGTCTCGGGGGGGCTAGGATGATGCCGGGGAAGGACATCTGGCAGGTCAGCGAGCTCGGCCAGTCTACCTTCTGCTCCGCCTATCAG GAGGATGGATCAGAGTCCGACTCAGTGGCGGCCACACCCAGCAGCACGGGAAGCAAGTCCAACACACCCACCTCCTCCGTCCCCTCCGCCACAGTCACCCCCATCAACGAGGGCTTCTTCCCGAATGCTGAGTTTGATGCCATGCGGCCCGGGAACCGCAGGAAAAGTGCCAAACGGCTCAGCCGGAATATGGAGGTGCAGGTTTGCCAGGAGACCAGGAATGTCAGCATTG GAATGGGAAGCAGTGACGAGTTTCAGGAGATCTTCGATTCTACTCCTGAGTTGGACATGTGTGTGGACCCCCGAGGGtatggaggaggaaacag CCCCTCGCAGGGCATAGTCAACGAGGCCTTTGGCATCAACACCGACTCGCTCTACCACGAGATCAAAGACGCCAAGTCGGACATCATTGGTGATGTGGATGCGGGTGCTGAGCTGCTAG GCGAGTTTTCAG TCCGCGATGATTTCTTCG GGATGGGCAAAGAGGTGGAGAACCTGctgacagagaacaaacagctcCTAGAGACCAA AAATGCTCTCAACATTGTGAAAAACGACCTCATTGCCAAAGTGGACGAGCTGTCGGGGGAGCAGGAGGTGCTGAGGGAGGAGCTCGAGGCTGTGAGGCAGTCCAAGAACAAGGTGGACGCCAGAGtcaaggagctggaggaagagctCAAGAG GTTACGAGCAGAGGCCCTCGGTGCATCTCGGGACTCTaaggatgaaggaggagatgaT TTTTCATCGCCCATGCAGGACGGCGACATGACAATGACGCAGCGGCGGCGGTTCACCCGGGTGGAGATGGCCCGAGTGCTGATGGAGAGGAATCAGTACAAAGAGAGACtgatggagctgcaggaggccgTCCGGTGGACAGAAATGATCAG GGCATCCCGAGAGAGTCCTCCAatccaagagaagaagaagtccACCATCTGGCAGTT CTTTGCACGCCTCTTCAGCACATCGTCCAGCCCTCCGCCTGTCAAGCGGCCGTACTACAGCGTCAACATCCACTACAAGTCTCCCTCGCCGGCCGGTTTCTCCCAGCGGCGCAGCCACACCATGTGTCAGATCTCCACCTCTAACCGCACGCTGGAGTTCTTCCCTGAAGA ACTGGCCAGTAACGGTGTTGCGTCTCTCCTCAGTGACTCGGCACTGTTGGCCCGCCGAGAGCAGCGGCGTGAGCAGTACCGGCAGGTCCGCGAGCACATGCGCCGCGATGACGGCATCATGCAGGCCTGTGGCTGGAGCGTGCCGTCACGCTTaaaacag ACTGGAGGTCAGATGGACAGCGCTCAGGACAGCCCGCTGAAGAGACAACAG CCCACTAATGAGAAGGAGGACAACCGCATGAAGAATGTGCCCGTCCCGGTGTACTGCCGTCCTCTGGTGGAGAAGGACCCCAACAGGAAG TTGTGGTGTGCAGCCGGGGTGGACCTGACAGGATGGAGAGCCAGCAGCCAGGAGTCGGTACCGGCCAAAGCACCGTCAGGCAGCGGCGACCCCCTGCACGCCGAGGAGGACGGCGCGGGCAGGAAGAGCAGCCACAGCTCCCCAGAGAAGAGGAAG TCGAAGGAGCTCCAGGAAACAGACACGATGAGCAGCCGAGTGTGGATCCTCACCAGCACCCACTCTGCTAGCAAGGTGGTCATCATCGACGCCAACCAGCCGGGCTCACTGGTCGACCAGTTCAACGTCTGCAACGCCCACGTGCTCTGCATCTCCAGCGTGCCAG CGGCCAGTGAGAGCGACTATCCAGCAGGAGAGATCGTGTTGGATCCAGGTGACGGTGGGGCAGGTGGAGGCGACGACGCGGGCAGCGTGGAGGGTATGTTGGCTGGCATCACTCTCGTCGGCTGTGCCACCAACTGCAGCGTTGCCCGTAGCAACTGTTCCTCGCGTACCGACACGCCCATAATGGACAAAGGACAAG CCCCCACTGCTCCCCCCATGAACGGGAAGATTCACCCCGCCCAGTCGGCTGAGGAGGCCACCGAGGCCACCGAGGTTCCCGAATCGACGTCAGGCCAAACGGAGCTGGGACCTCCGGGACCGTTCACCGAGCACGTCTTCACCGATCCCCAGCCTCGTCCAGCCGACGCCTCTGACAG GAGCACAGGTCAGTCCAAAGAGGAATCTACTCACCCTACAGACTCGGAGGACGGCGGCGAAGACACCAAGAACTACACCAGCGTGGCCCCCACTATGTGGCTCGGGGCACAGAACGGCTG GCTCTACGTCCACTCAGCGGTTGGAAACTGGAAGAAGTGTCTCCACTCCATCAAACTCAAAGACTCTGTGCTCAGCCTGGT GCATGTGAAAGGTCGCGTGCTGGTTGCCCTCGCTGACGGGACCCTCGCCATATTCCACAGATCAGAAG ACGGCCAGTGGGATTTGTCTAACTACCACCTGATGGACCTCGGCCGACCTCATCACTCCATCCGCTGCATGGCTGTGGTCCACGATAAAGTCTGGTGCGGCTACAAGAACAAGATCCACGTCATCCAGCCTAAGAGCATGCAGATCGAG AAGTCCTTCGATGCCCATCCCCGTAGGGAGAGTCAGGTGCGGCAGCTGGCGTGGATCGGCGACGGTGTGTGGGTGTCGATCCGGCTAGACTCGACCCTGCGTCTCtaccacgcacacacacaccagcacctCCAGGATGTGGACATAGAGCCATACGTCAGCAAGATGCTGG GCACCGGCAAGCTGGGCTTCTCTTTCGTGCGAATCACAGCACTTCTGATCGGCGGAAATCGTCTCTGGGTCGGAACCGGAAACGGTGTGATCATCTCCATCCCACTGACAGAGA CCAATAAGGTGTCTCCTACATCGTCCAGTGGTGTGATTCACGTGTACGGTGACGACGGCTCTGAGAAGAGCACCGGCAGCTTCATCCCCTACTGCTCCATGGCACAGGCCCAGCTCTGCTTCCATGGACACCGTGATGCTGTCAAGTTCTTCGTCTCTGTCCCCG GCAATGTTCTGGCCACCCTGAATGGCAGCGTGCTGGACAGTCCGTCAGAGGGTCAGGGCTCTACAGCGCCGCAAGAGACGGAGGCCCAGAGTGTTCATAATGTGTTGGtgctgagtggaggagagggcTACATTGACTTCCGCATAG gagatggagaggatgacgagacagaggaaggagagagcgCCGTAGCTACGCAGATGAAACCTGCCGTGTGCAAAGCCGAGCGGAGCCACATCATCGTCTGGCAGGTGTCTTACATACCCGAGTGA